From a single Brassica oleracea var. oleracea cultivar TO1000 chromosome C5, BOL, whole genome shotgun sequence genomic region:
- the LOC106345111 gene encoding glutathione S-transferase T3-like, with product MSLWQKKTATIVRKSKDPVVGNEQTSSGFWKRIADYFAASPLVAGLEEREPTHCKQRWHRINDLVSKFCGAYEAATREKTSGQNENDVVKLAHQIFYNNYQKRFTLEHAWKELRHDQKWCELATAKKEGSLKKRKCQDGGDSETSPPTENKRPPGLKAAKKRSNRAVIGEDDLNKFQSMWTMRQADLAVKERLSQLTLLNSLIGKKEPLAEYEETLKLKLINALW from the exons ATGTCCCTTTGGCAGAAAAAAACCGCCACGATCGTTCGCAAAAG CAAGGATCCTGTGGTTGGGAACGAGCAAACATCCTCCGGGTTTTGGAAAAGGATTGCTGATTACTTTGCAGCAAGTCCTCTTGTTGCTGGCCTTGAAGAGAGAGAGCCAACACACTGCAAGCAACGATGGCATAGGATCAATGACCTCGTCTCCAAGTTCTGTGGAGCGTATGAAGCGGCTACTAGGGAAAAAACAAGCGGCCAGAATGAAAACGACGTTGTGAAGCTAGCTCATCAGATATTTTACAACAACTACCAGAAGAGATTTACACTAGAACACGCTTGGAAGGAGCTAAGGCACGACCAGAAGTGGTGCGAGTTGGCTACTGCAAAAAAGGAAGGGAGCTTGAAGAAGAGGAAGTGTCAGGACGGTGGAGATTCAGAGACTTCTCCACCAACTGAGAACAAGCGTCCTCCTGGTTTGAAAGCCGCAAAGAAAAGGTCTAACAGGGCGGTGATAGGGGAAGATGATCTTAACAAGTTTCAGTCTATGTGGACAATGAGACAGGCAGACTTGGCAGTGAAAGAAAGGTTGTCTCAGCTTACTCTGCTTAACAGTCTCATTGGAAAAAAAGAACCCCTTGCCGAGTATGAAGAAACCCTCAAGCTGAAGCTGATAAATGCTTTGTGGTGA